TTATACAATATTTTAATGGTTTTTAGTAAAGCTAGCAGCAAGAAAACTTATAGTCATCGTTATTAAAGAATGAATTCGCTAATAGCCCATGTGAATTTCTGCGGCACTTTCTTGGTTAAATTGACTATTGTAAAGATCCGCATAGAAACCGTCTTTAGCCATGAGACTATCATGGTTACCGTGTTCGATAATATCACCATTTTTCATGACTAGTATGATGTCGGCATTACGGATGGTTGATAGACGGTGGGCAATGACGAAGCTGGTCCGGTTCTCCATGATACGGTCCATTGCAGATTGAATTAATTGCTCTAAACGAGTATCAACCGAGGAAGTTGCCTCATCGAGAATAAGAATATCAGGATCAGATACGATCGCTCGGGCGATGGTCATGAGTTGTTTTTGACCGAGGGAAACATTACTTCCTTCTTCGTTAATTTCCATATCATAGCCGCCAGGTAGTGTCCGGATAAAATGATCAACATTGGCTATCTTAGCAGCATCAATCACTTCATAATCACTGGCTTCTAAATCACCAAGGCGAATATTTTCACGGATAGTATCTGTATAGAGCCAGGCATCTTGTAGGACCATCCCAATATGGCTTCTCAAATCGTGTCGGCTGATGTCCTTGATATTAATGCCATCAATATTAATTGACCCGTCCAGGACATCGTAGAAGCGCATGAGTAGGTTAATCAGGGTGGTTTTACCTGCTCCAGTGGGACCAACAATGGCAACTGTTTGACCGGGTTCTACGGTAAAGGAGACATCGTGCATTAAGATATTATCCTCATCATAGGCAAATTTCACATGGTCAAAGCTGATTTGTCCCTTAATGGTTAGAGGGAGATGTTCAGCCACTGGTTTTTGGTAAACTTCTTCTTCACCAAGGAAAGTGAAGATCCGCTGACTGGCCGCTACGGCACTTTGAATCACCCCGATAAGTTGGGTGATGGTTTGGATGGGTTGGTTAATTTGCCAGACATATTGGACAAAGGCTTGTAAGTTACCAATGGTTAATTGTTGGATAAAGACGAAATAAGCACCGAGCCCCGTGATTACAATATAGGCTAAATTAGAAATAAAGCTTAGGATGGGTTGGAGGATTTCAGCTAAGAATGCGGCTTTAAAGCCAACTTCTTGCAGATTTTGATTACGTTTTTCAAATTCATCAACCGACTCATTTTCTTTGTTATAGACCTTTATTTCGGTGTAGCCGGATAATTGTTCTTGAGTATAGCCAAAGAGGTGTCCCAAAGCATCTGCTTGTTTTTTAAAGATTGGCTGGGAGTAATTCAAAATAGTTTTTGCACTCAAGTAAGTGATAGGCATCGAGATGACACTAACCAAGGCCAGCTTCCAATGCAAAATAAACATACTGATTAAGGCAAAACTAATTTGTAAAACGCCGGTTAATAGGGGAAGAACTGATTGCTGGAGGGCATTGGATAAGGTATCCACATCGTTAGTCATACGGCTAAGAATATCGCCCGTTTGATTTTTATCGAAATAGGAAACAGGTAGGCGATTTGCTTTATGGCTAATGGCATTACGCAAATCATAAATCGAATGCTGGACGACATCAGTTAACCAGTATTGACTGAGGTAAAAAGAACCATGGTAGAAGATCCCCCGTAGAAAGTAGAGGGCCATGATCTTTAATAAGTAGTCATAGTTAATCCCAGCTCCCGGCACATTGTTCATGATGTCTAAGACATTTTTAGAGATTTCAGTAATTGCTAAGCCTAGGACAATTGGTTCAAGGACATTTGATAGACATAGAACGATTGTACAAATAACACTTAAACTGAACTTAAAGCGGTAGGGAGAAATAAAGTGCCAGAGACTCTTCATTAATTGACGATTATTCTCCATATTCTAATTCCTCCTTGGTAAGTTGTGACGAAGCAATTTCATAATATAGCGGAGAGGACTTTAATAGTTCCTTATGGGTGCC
The nucleotide sequence above comes from Aerococcus urinae. Encoded proteins:
- a CDS encoding ABC transporter ATP-binding protein, whose product is MENNRQLMKSLWHFISPYRFKFSLSVICTIVLCLSNVLEPIVLGLAITEISKNVLDIMNNVPGAGINYDYLLKIMALYFLRGIFYHGSFYLSQYWLTDVVQHSIYDLRNAISHKANRLPVSYFDKNQTGDILSRMTNDVDTLSNALQQSVLPLLTGVLQISFALISMFILHWKLALVSVISMPITYLSAKTILNYSQPIFKKQADALGHLFGYTQEQLSGYTEIKVYNKENESVDEFEKRNQNLQEVGFKAAFLAEILQPILSFISNLAYIVITGLGAYFVFIQQLTIGNLQAFVQYVWQINQPIQTITQLIGVIQSAVAASQRIFTFLGEEEVYQKPVAEHLPLTIKGQISFDHVKFAYDEDNILMHDVSFTVEPGQTVAIVGPTGAGKTTLINLLMRFYDVLDGSINIDGINIKDISRHDLRSHIGMVLQDAWLYTDTIRENIRLGDLEASDYEVIDAAKIANVDHFIRTLPGGYDMEINEEGSNVSLGQKQLMTIARAIVSDPDILILDEATSSVDTRLEQLIQSAMDRIMENRTSFVIAHRLSTIRNADIILVMKNGDIIEHGNHDSLMAKDGFYADLYNSQFNQESAAEIHMGY